GAGGTCATGGCGCAGTACTCGATCTCGGCCACGGGTTCGGGTCACTGATGAAGGTGCTGCGGACCCTGGGTTGGTACGTGCGCGAACTGATGGGGGACAACGACTACGCGCGCTATGTGGCGCACCTGAGCCGGCATCATCCGGAGCGCGAAGCCCCCTCGGAGCGGGAGTACTGGCGCTCCCGGTACGCCACGCAGGATGCCAATCCGGGCGCGCGGTGCTGCTGACATTCCTTTAGACCGAGCTGTCTGGCTCTACTGGTACGTGCGGTGCTAAGGTGCGGGAACAGCAGGGTCCCGGCCGATTGACGACCACGGCCGGGCAGGTAGTTCTAAGGAGCAGTGCATGTCGGACAACGGTTCATTGGTGAGCGCGCAGGAGCTGCGCACCGTGGTGGGGACGTTCCCCTCGGGAATCACCATCGTGACCACCCGGAGCGTCGACGGGCATGACGTGGGCATGTCCGTCAGCTCCTTCGCGTCCATCTCCATGGATCCGCCGATGGTCATGGTGTCCGTGGGCAACCAGGCCTCCGCGTTGCCGCACCTCGGCGTCGGTTCGGCGGTGGGCATCTCCGTGCTCGCCGAGGGGCAGGCCTGGATCGCCCGGCACTTCTCGCGAAAGGACATCGACCGCTTCCAGGGCGTGGAGCAGTGGCGCGGTACGGACGGGGTGGTGCTTGTCGACGGCGCCGCAGCGTGGTTCACCGGTCACCTCACGGCTGCCCTGCCCGGCGGCGACCACACGATTTTCACCGTGACGGTGGACAGCTGCGGGACCACGGAGGATGCCCGGCCCCTGGTGTACAAGCGGGGACAGGCTTTCGACCGGGTGGAGTACCAGATCTAGGCACGCTGCTAGAGTGGCGGGAGTCCATCTGGTGAGAAAGGGATCCCACACAATGAAACTTGCAGTTATCGGCGGAGACGGCATCGGCCCGGAGGTCACGGCGGAGGCGCTCAAGGTGCTGCGCGCCGTGCGCGACGACATCGACACCACCGAGTTCAACCTCGGCGCGGACCGCTACCTCGAGACCGGGGACATCCTCACCGACGAGGACCTGGAGTCGCTGAAGAGCTTCGACGCCATCCTTCTCGGCGCCATCGGTGCTCCCGGCCGCGTCGCGCCCG
This sequence is a window from Corynebacterium doosanense CAU 212 = DSM 45436. Protein-coding genes within it:
- a CDS encoding flavin reductase family protein translates to MSDNGSLVSAQELRTVVGTFPSGITIVTTRSVDGHDVGMSVSSFASISMDPPMVMVSVGNQASALPHLGVGSAVGISVLAEGQAWIARHFSRKDIDRFQGVEQWRGTDGVVLVDGAAAWFTGHLTAALPGGDHTIFTVTVDSCGTTEDARPLVYKRGQAFDRVEYQI
- a CDS encoding YbdD/YjiX family protein, translated to MKVLRTLGWYVRELMGDNDYARYVAHLSRHHPEREAPSEREYWRSRYATQDANPGARCC